GCCGGGCCTTGTCCCTCATGGTTACACCAATATCTTTACTCTCGCCTTGACGTACGGACTGTTTCAGCTCTCCGATCAGGTGATCCCTCAAAGCGGCATCCTCGCGGTCACCGTCGCCGGCATTCTGGTCGGGAACCTCGGGACGCAGGTCGATCGGGACTTGCGGGATTTCAAGGACCAGATGACGGTCATGCTCGTCGGATTGTTGTTCATCCTGCTCGTCGCCGACATTCGGTGGAAAGATATCGTAGAGCTAGGGGCGGCAGCCTGGTGGACTGTGGCCGTCTTGATCTTCATGGTGCGTCCCGCGAGCGTATTCTTGTCGACGATCGGAACCGGACTCCCCATACAAGAGCGGATGTTTCTTGCCTGGGTGGCTCCTCGTGGCATTGTCGCTGCTGCGATCGCATCATTGACCGCCGAGGCGATGCGGCAAGAACAGCTCGAGGGCGGCGAGGCCCTTCGGGCGATGGTTTTCATGACGATAGGGGTGACCGTGTTGCATGCGAGCATCTTTGCCCGACCCATGGCACACCTCCTTCAACTTCGACTTCCTAAGCGAGAAACCGTAGCGATCCTCGGCGTCCGCGAGTTGAGCTTGGCCGTGGCAGCCGAACTCAAGAAGGGCGGGACGCCCGTCGTGTTCATCGACTCCGAGCCGCGGCACTGTCGGCTGGCGGAAGACGCAGGGTTCCCTGTCATTTTCGGAGATGCCCTGGAGGAACGCACCATGATGCGCGCCCGATTCGATAGTGTCGAGACGGTGGTCGGACTGACGGAAAACGACCACCTGAACAGTCGGTTCGTCACGCTGGCGCGTACGCTGTTCAAAGTTCCACACGCGTATATGGCTGTGGATAGCCTAGATGGCCAGTCCTCTCCGACACACGTCCGCCAGGCCGATGCCGACATCCTCTTCGAGGGCCCTCACGATATCGAACGATGGAACGTCCGGTTCCGACAACGTGCGGTGGAGATGCTTGAGGTGATCTTTACGGAACCGCCCAAGCCGAGTACGGCAGCAGACGACAAGCCGGTTGAACCGAAGCGCGTCGCGAGCCCATTCAACGAACTGTGCATCTTCCTGGCGATTCACAATGGGAACCGGACGGCCCTGATGCGAATGGGATATGTACCCAAGAAGGGCGATCGCGCCTCGGTCGCGGTACATCGGTATGATAGCGAGAACGCACGGGAGCAGTTGCGACAACAAGGATGGACCCCTCTGCCGAGAGAAGAGCCTCAGCCGACTCCTGCCACATCGCGTATCGCTCAAGTCGAAAAATAATCAAGAACGACACGATGAGTTGGTGACGGGATCTCGTCGACTCTGCCATCCTGACAGATGGCCGCTCCTTCTCTACTCCCCTTGAATCGGGATATACATGACGTTGCTCTGGCGATTCACAAGGAGGAGGGCGAGGTCCGTGGGTTTGAGTGGTTCGGCGAGGCGCTGAAGAGTTGAAAAATTTTGGACGTATTGCCGGTTGAGTTCCAGCACGACATCACCCGGCTGCAAGCCGGACGCTTCAGCCAGGCTGC
The Nitrospira sp. DNA segment above includes these coding regions:
- a CDS encoding cation:proton antiporter, translated to MAGVLAQSLARHLNIPSTVLLLPLGAALGPEWLNWVHPGSMGHGLFDLVDFAIAVILFEGGLNLQWSRLRRQEAPIRQLVTWGAVLTLAGATFAAHMILDWSFGHSLLFGSLVVVTGPTVVAPLVRNMRLRPHMRTIIEAEGVLIDPIGAVLAILVLNFVLSPAAETLTSELHLLAMRLGFGIVAGTVGGFLIGGLLRWPGLVPHGYTNIFTLALTYGLFQLSDQVIPQSGILAVTVAGILVGNLGTQVDRDLRDFKDQMTVMLVGLLFILLVADIRWKDIVELGAAAWWTVAVLIFMVRPASVFLSTIGTGLPIQERMFLAWVAPRGIVAAAIASLTAEAMRQEQLEGGEALRAMVFMTIGVTVLHASIFARPMAHLLQLRLPKRETVAILGVRELSLAVAAELKKGGTPVVFIDSEPRHCRLAEDAGFPVIFGDALEERTMMRARFDSVETVVGLTENDHLNSRFVTLARTLFKVPHAYMAVDSLDGQSSPTHVRQADADILFEGPHDIERWNVRFRQRAVEMLEVIFTEPPKPSTAADDKPVEPKRVASPFNELCIFLAIHNGNRTALMRMGYVPKKGDRASVAVHRYDSENAREQLRQQGWTPLPREEPQPTPATSRIAQVEK